In Nonomuraea sp. NBC_00507, the following are encoded in one genomic region:
- a CDS encoding RNA polymerase sigma-70 factor — translation MSERTTDPAEPPARGEGMDCATESFVAYRNLLFTVAYEMLGSATDAEDVLQETWLRWMKVDVAQVSDQRAYLVRITTRQSLNRLRTMKRRKEAYVGPWLPEPLLTTPDVAEDVELAESVSMALMLVLETLSPTERAVFVLREAFDVSYNEIAAAVGKSPAAVRQIAHRARHHVEARRPREAVSPGEARAVLESFQRALQTKDLQGLLDVLAPEVVVISDGGGVKQAAPRPIIGADKVARFIVGGLGKAQVALTGDPIVINGNPALLVRVDGEIDGVIAIRVEDARITGLYYVGNPKKLTHLEAETPLTLR, via the coding sequence ATGAGCGAGCGGACCACGGACCCAGCCGAGCCGCCCGCTCGCGGCGAGGGCATGGACTGCGCCACCGAGTCGTTCGTCGCCTACCGCAACCTGCTGTTCACCGTCGCCTACGAGATGCTCGGCTCGGCCACCGACGCCGAAGACGTCCTGCAGGAAACCTGGCTGCGGTGGATGAAGGTCGACGTGGCGCAGGTGAGCGACCAGCGCGCCTACCTGGTGCGGATCACCACCCGGCAGTCGCTCAACCGGCTGCGCACCATGAAGCGCCGCAAGGAGGCCTACGTCGGCCCCTGGCTGCCCGAGCCGCTGCTCACCACGCCGGACGTGGCCGAGGACGTCGAGCTCGCCGAGAGCGTGTCGATGGCGCTCATGCTCGTCCTCGAGACGCTGTCGCCGACCGAGCGCGCCGTCTTCGTGCTGCGCGAAGCCTTCGATGTCAGTTACAACGAGATCGCGGCCGCCGTCGGCAAGAGCCCCGCGGCCGTCCGCCAGATCGCCCACCGCGCCCGGCACCACGTCGAAGCCCGCCGCCCTCGCGAGGCGGTCTCTCCCGGCGAGGCCCGGGCGGTGTTGGAGTCGTTCCAGCGCGCGCTCCAAACCAAGGACCTGCAGGGCCTGCTTGACGTGCTCGCCCCCGAGGTCGTGGTCATCAGCGACGGTGGCGGCGTCAAGCAGGCCGCGCCGCGCCCGATCATCGGCGCCGACAAGGTGGCCCGCTTCATCGTCGGCGGCCTCGGCAAGGCCCAGGTCGCGCTCACCGGTGACCCCATCGTGATCAACGGCAACCCGGCCCTCCTCGTCCGCGTGGACGGCGAGATCGACGGCGTCATCGCGATCCGTGTTGAGGACGCCCGCATCACCGGCCTCTACTACGTCGGCAATCCGAAGAAGCTGACCCACCTCGAAGCCGAAACCCCGCTCACCCTGAGATGA
- a CDS encoding sigma-70 family RNA polymerase sigma factor produces MAKQDWLSERFAEHQDRLHAVAYRMLGSPGEAEDAVQEAWLRVSRADTGQVENPGGWLTTVVARVCLNMLEARRNRREDSAGALPPEPAAPHASIHPAGQAGPEDEALLADSVGVALMVVLDTLTPAERLAFVLHDVFAVSFGEIGTIIDRSPAAARQLASRARRRLQGAAGASDAARSAKRDIVEAFLAASRGGDFAALLELLDPDIVVGEVRGGHAVAAFFAGRAQAARLALVDGVPAAVWSHRGRPMAVFTFAVNDEKITRITIDTDPDRLRDLDIVFLPAGDKERR; encoded by the coding sequence ATGGCCAAGCAGGACTGGCTGAGCGAGCGGTTCGCCGAGCACCAGGACCGCTTGCACGCGGTGGCCTACCGGATGCTCGGCTCACCCGGCGAGGCGGAGGATGCGGTGCAGGAGGCGTGGCTGCGGGTCAGCCGCGCCGACACCGGCCAGGTGGAGAACCCTGGCGGGTGGCTGACCACGGTCGTGGCCCGGGTCTGCCTGAACATGCTCGAGGCACGCCGCAACCGGCGTGAGGACTCGGCCGGGGCGCTGCCGCCCGAGCCGGCCGCGCCGCACGCGAGCATCCACCCCGCCGGCCAGGCCGGCCCCGAGGACGAGGCGCTGCTGGCCGATTCGGTCGGGGTCGCGCTGATGGTGGTGCTGGACACGCTGACTCCCGCCGAGCGGCTTGCGTTCGTCCTGCACGACGTCTTCGCCGTGTCGTTCGGCGAGATCGGCACCATCATCGACCGCTCCCCGGCGGCGGCCCGGCAGCTCGCCAGCCGCGCCCGGCGCCGGCTGCAAGGAGCGGCCGGCGCATCCGACGCCGCGCGATCGGCGAAGCGGGACATCGTCGAGGCCTTCCTGGCCGCCTCCCGGGGCGGGGATTTCGCCGCGCTGCTGGAACTGCTCGATCCGGACATCGTGGTCGGCGAGGTCCGGGGCGGCCACGCGGTGGCGGCTTTCTTCGCCGGACGGGCTCAGGCCGCCCGGCTCGCTCTGGTCGACGGCGTTCCGGCGGCCGTCTGGTCGCACCGCGGCCGGCCGATGGCCGTCTTCACGTTCGCCGTCAACGACGAGAAGATCACTCGCATCACCATCGACACCGACCCGGACCGGCTCCGCGACCTCGACATCGTCTTTCTTCCCGCCGGCGACAAGGAGCGGCGTTGA
- a CDS encoding polysaccharide lyase family 8 super-sandwich domain-containing protein — MNVHRVGDGWEEDTITWGTKPSIGSRLATMRATAAGGWLSVDVTDCVRGIADTGHVDFAILQPAGQGLSVQIGSREHRTLRPVLRFTLAKPVESVETIVENRHLHASGTNALTVDGTVQPVSQGWSETFPAARWAHLEGVGGYVFPGGAELHASRAERTGSWRDISTGTVIGDPTPITRRYLTMWFDHGSAPDQATYAYALLPGATAQQTADRAEGLVRIVANNEELQASR; from the coding sequence GTGAACGTCCACCGCGTCGGTGACGGCTGGGAAGAGGACACCATCACCTGGGGCACCAAGCCGTCGATCGGATCACGGCTGGCCACGATGCGCGCGACCGCGGCCGGCGGCTGGTTGTCGGTTGACGTGACCGACTGCGTACGTGGCATCGCCGACACGGGCCATGTGGACTTCGCGATCCTGCAGCCTGCGGGGCAGGGGCTGTCGGTGCAGATCGGCAGCCGGGAGCACCGCACGCTCAGGCCCGTCCTGAGATTCACGCTCGCCAAGCCGGTCGAAAGCGTCGAGACGATCGTGGAGAATCGCCACCTGCACGCGTCCGGCACGAATGCGCTCACCGTGGACGGCACCGTCCAGCCGGTCAGCCAGGGCTGGTCGGAGACGTTCCCGGCCGCACGCTGGGCCCACCTGGAAGGCGTCGGCGGTTACGTGTTCCCCGGCGGCGCGGAGCTGCACGCCTCGCGCGCCGAACGCACCGGCAGCTGGCGCGACATCAGCACCGGCACCGTGATCGGTGACCCGACGCCGATCACCCGGCGCTACCTGACCATGTGGTTCGACCACGGGTCCGCTCCGGACCAGGCGACGTACGCCTACGCCCTGTTGCCCGGCGCGACCGCCCAGCAGACCGCGGACCGCGCCGAGGGGCTGGTACGGATCGTGGCCAACAACGAAGAGCTGCAGGCGTCGAGGTGA
- a CDS encoding polysaccharide lyase beta-sandwich domain-containing protein: MNEAGGTLFFGNFWVPGDGDGLTTDAPAAVVVRRADGRIRVAVSDPKRTGSTVKVTLPYPASAVLSADSTVTVSTGNRPVVIVKAAGSAGRSHQAVLAAG; this comes from the coding sequence GTGAACGAAGCCGGCGGGACTCTGTTCTTCGGGAACTTCTGGGTGCCGGGCGACGGTGATGGGCTCACCACCGATGCCCCGGCCGCCGTCGTCGTCCGTCGCGCGGACGGCCGGATTCGGGTCGCGGTGTCCGACCCGAAACGGACGGGGAGCACCGTCAAGGTCACCCTCCCATATCCGGCTTCAGCCGTGCTCTCCGCTGACTCGACGGTCACCGTCTCGACCGGGAATCGGCCCGTGGTCATCGTCAAGGCGGCCGGTTCGGCCGGTCGTTCCCATCAGGCAGTGCTGGCGGCCGGCTGA
- a CDS encoding VOC family protein has product MDITIHSSFLPHDHPEVSLAFYRDTLGFEVRSDVGYEGMRWITVGPAGQPGTSIVLEPPAADPGVTDDERRTIIEMMAKGTYAGIVLATADLDGTFERVQASGAEVIQEPTEQPYGVRDCAFRDPAGNMIRIQERR; this is encoded by the coding sequence ATGGACATCACCATTCACTCGAGCTTCCTCCCGCACGACCACCCGGAGGTCTCCCTGGCCTTCTACCGTGACACCCTCGGCTTCGAGGTCCGCAGCGACGTGGGATACGAGGGGATGCGCTGGATCACGGTCGGCCCCGCCGGCCAGCCCGGCACGTCCATCGTCCTGGAGCCGCCGGCCGCCGATCCCGGCGTCACCGATGACGAGCGCCGCACCATCATCGAGATGATGGCCAAGGGCACCTACGCCGGCATCGTCCTGGCCACCGCCGACCTCGACGGCACCTTCGAGCGGGTGCAGGCCAGCGGCGCCGAGGTCATCCAGGAGCCGACCGAGCAGCCGTACGGGGTTCGCGACTGCGCTTTCCGTGATCCCGCGGGCAACATGATCCGCATCCAGGAGCGGCGCTGA
- a CDS encoding VOC family protein → MKAHVSSILLGVRDMDRAKQFYTEGLGWKVKHDYGVSVFFASDAGSLVGFYGREGLADQVGTSPEGSGFSGLVLTYVVRSEARVDEIIAEAGKAGATILKPAGALPWGGYGGSFADPDGYIWSLAYSAQGTDQPYAE, encoded by the coding sequence GTGAAAGCGCACGTGAGCTCGATCCTCCTCGGCGTCCGGGACATGGACCGGGCCAAGCAGTTCTACACCGAAGGGCTCGGCTGGAAGGTCAAGCACGACTACGGCGTCTCGGTGTTCTTCGCATCGGACGCAGGCTCGCTCGTCGGCTTCTACGGCCGCGAAGGCCTGGCCGACCAGGTGGGCACGAGCCCGGAAGGCAGCGGCTTCAGCGGGCTGGTCCTGACCTACGTCGTCCGCAGTGAGGCGCGGGTCGACGAGATCATCGCCGAGGCCGGGAAGGCCGGCGCCACGATCCTCAAGCCCGCCGGGGCCCTGCCGTGGGGCGGGTACGGCGGCTCCTTCGCCGACCCCGACGGCTACATCTGGAGTCTCGCCTACAGCGCCCAGGGAACCGACCAACCCTACGCGGAGTAG
- a CDS encoding helix-turn-helix transcriptional regulator — MTSSSAATQRLRDLALLRRVRDRIDREYAQPLDVEALARGVNMSAGHLSRQFRLAYGESPYSYLMTRRIERAMALLRRGDLSVTEVCFAVGCSSLGTFSTRFTELVGVPPSVYRREAARATAGIPSCVAKQVTRPVRNREAPTSEPHLA; from the coding sequence GTGACCAGCAGTTCCGCCGCGACGCAGCGCCTGCGCGACCTCGCGCTGCTGCGCCGCGTCCGCGACCGGATCGACCGGGAATACGCGCAGCCGCTGGACGTGGAGGCGCTCGCCCGGGGCGTGAACATGTCGGCCGGGCACCTCAGCCGCCAATTCCGGCTCGCCTACGGCGAGTCGCCGTACTCCTATCTGATGACGCGGCGCATCGAGCGTGCGATGGCGCTGCTGCGGCGTGGCGACCTCAGTGTCACCGAGGTCTGTTTCGCGGTCGGCTGCTCGTCGCTGGGCACGTTCAGCACGCGCTTCACCGAGTTGGTCGGTGTGCCGCCCAGCGTCTATCGGCGCGAGGCGGCGCGCGCGACGGCGGGGATACCGTCGTGCGTGGCGAAACAGGTGACCAGACCGGTCAGGAATCGAGAAGCGCCGACGAGCGAGCCGCACCTAGCGTGA
- a CDS encoding VOC family protein produces the protein MTSQLVALCFDANDPLGLARFWAGVLGWEMTGDSRDGIALLPSDDTGFRIGFLPTEEKKTGPNQMHFDLTSTSLEDQQQTVERALGLGARHIDVGQLPEERHVVLADPEGNEFCVIEPDNKFLADCGFIGALASDGSQEVGYFWSEALGWPLVWDQDQETAIRSPHGGPKITWGGPPVAPKTGKNRLHFDLAPPVDGDQQAEVDRLISLGATRIDIGQGEVSWVVMADPDGNEFCVLTPR, from the coding sequence ATGACTTCTCAACTCGTCGCGCTCTGCTTCGATGCGAACGACCCGCTCGGTCTCGCGCGCTTCTGGGCCGGAGTCCTGGGCTGGGAGATGACCGGCGACTCTCGAGACGGCATCGCGCTCCTGCCGAGCGATGACACCGGGTTCCGGATCGGATTTCTTCCGACCGAGGAGAAGAAGACCGGCCCGAATCAGATGCACTTCGATCTGACGAGCACGTCCCTCGAAGACCAGCAGCAGACCGTGGAGAGGGCGCTCGGACTCGGTGCGCGGCACATCGACGTGGGGCAACTCCCGGAAGAGCGTCATGTGGTGCTCGCCGACCCAGAAGGCAATGAGTTCTGCGTCATCGAGCCGGACAACAAATTCCTCGCCGACTGCGGATTCATCGGAGCGCTTGCGAGCGACGGTTCGCAGGAAGTCGGCTACTTCTGGAGCGAAGCGCTGGGCTGGCCGTTGGTCTGGGACCAGGACCAAGAGACCGCGATCCGCTCGCCGCACGGCGGTCCGAAGATCACCTGGGGCGGTCCGCCAGTGGCGCCGAAGACCGGGAAGAACCGGCTGCACTTCGACCTCGCTCCACCCGTCGACGGTGATCAGCAAGCGGAGGTCGACCGTCTCATCTCCCTCGGAGCGACTCGGATCGACATCGGCCAGGGCGAGGTCAGCTGGGTCGTGATGGCCGATCCCGATGGCAATGAGTTCTGTGTGTTGACTCCCCGATAG
- a CDS encoding RICIN domain-containing protein, whose translation MGALIAGLASPAAAQPDSPQSDERALARLLAAKLDDAAGIYLVNYNSGRYLQPRRHSTANAARVVQWRYTRSKFQRWKPVLDGKYTSFENLGSHKNLGINRASGDAGANAIQAKPAGDWNQDWLMDPRPYPGESFALVNRKSGLCLGISNASIAIGGQAAQFRCDGRANQRWNFYGG comes from the coding sequence ATGGGCGCCCTGATCGCCGGCCTCGCCAGCCCAGCGGCCGCGCAGCCAGACTCGCCGCAGAGCGATGAACGGGCACTCGCGCGGTTGCTGGCCGCGAAGCTCGACGACGCCGCCGGCATCTACCTCGTGAACTACAACTCCGGACGATACCTGCAGCCCAGGCGTCACAGCACCGCCAACGCGGCACGCGTCGTCCAATGGCGGTACACCCGATCCAAATTCCAGCGATGGAAACCCGTCCTGGACGGCAAGTACACCAGCTTCGAAAACCTCGGCTCACACAAGAACCTCGGCATCAACCGCGCCAGCGGCGATGCCGGCGCGAACGCTATTCAGGCAAAACCAGCCGGCGACTGGAACCAGGACTGGCTCATGGACCCCCGCCCATACCCGGGAGAATCGTTCGCGTTGGTGAACCGCAAGAGTGGTCTCTGCCTGGGAATCTCGAACGCCAGCATCGCGATCGGCGGACAGGCCGCTCAATTCCGCTGCGACGGGCGCGCCAACCAGCGTTGGAACTTCTACGGCGGATAG
- a CDS encoding SRPBCC family protein yields the protein MSRFEVATLVLAPPPVVFDASLSVELHTSSMRGSREQAVAGITSGQLSLGDQVTWRARHFGFTWHLTSTISAYIRPSYFVDEQVSGPFRYWRHAHTFESTHVGDSGVEATLMKDIVDFAAPAGLLGTLAEHLVLRRYMIKLIPLRNAHIRETTETAT from the coding sequence ATGTCCCGTTTTGAGGTGGCCACCTTGGTTCTCGCGCCACCGCCGGTTGTCTTCGACGCGTCCTTATCTGTCGAGCTGCACACCTCCTCCATGCGTGGCTCGCGCGAGCAAGCAGTCGCAGGGATCACTTCCGGACAGCTCTCCCTAGGTGATCAAGTCACGTGGCGCGCGCGACACTTCGGCTTCACCTGGCACCTGACCTCGACGATCAGCGCCTACATCCGGCCCTCGTACTTCGTCGACGAACAAGTGAGCGGCCCATTTCGGTATTGGCGCCACGCGCATACCTTCGAATCGACACACGTCGGTGACAGCGGTGTCGAGGCCACCCTGATGAAAGACATCGTCGACTTCGCCGCGCCCGCTGGCTTATTGGGCACCCTCGCCGAGCATCTCGTCCTGCGGCGTTACATGATCAAGCTGATCCCGCTGCGTAACGCGCACATCAGGGAGACGACCGAGACCGCCACTTGA
- a CDS encoding TetR/AcrR family transcriptional regulator yields the protein MREAVIDATIAELSEVGYAALRVDAVAERAGVNKTTIYRRWGNKVGLVSAALIERRGQLVPPADTGSLRGDLIELLNEIRLGLSVPWVVALQREAGPRTAANADLYELLDRFWPARFKVSGVLFERARERGELPADTDPDFLLEMISGPLYFHWLMLGHPLEDDFLERVAGFILHGAQARLPGAGASESGGM from the coding sequence GTGCGCGAAGCCGTCATCGATGCCACCATCGCGGAGTTGAGCGAGGTCGGCTACGCCGCGCTGCGCGTCGATGCGGTGGCCGAGCGCGCTGGTGTCAACAAGACGACGATCTACCGCCGCTGGGGCAACAAGGTCGGCCTGGTGTCCGCAGCCCTCATAGAGCGCCGTGGCCAGTTGGTCCCGCCCGCCGACACCGGCAGCCTGCGCGGGGATCTCATCGAGCTGCTCAACGAAATCCGGCTCGGCCTCAGCGTCCCCTGGGTCGTCGCGCTGCAGCGCGAAGCCGGGCCGCGCACTGCCGCGAATGCCGACCTGTACGAACTCCTCGACAGGTTCTGGCCGGCCCGATTCAAGGTCTCGGGAGTTCTCTTCGAGCGCGCCCGCGAACGCGGCGAGCTACCCGCCGACACCGACCCGGACTTCCTGCTGGAGATGATCTCTGGGCCGCTCTACTTCCACTGGCTCATGCTCGGCCATCCGCTGGAGGACGACTTCCTCGAGCGGGTGGCCGGCTTCATTCTCCATGGCGCACAGGCCAGACTGCCGGGCGCAGGGGCGTCGGAGAGCGGCGGCATGTAG
- a CDS encoding Dabb family protein, which yields MIYHQVRIAMKPDAPEDQVQHALDLMRKLGDIDAVEFFVVGRDFGGEFHYGAMYALKDIDAYRTYMYDPLHRQIDAIGLPLAANMVSWISPTTPTPRSATRSPRCTATGSPTTPKSSIWSRTSTRTRAAASPATTPSPYEPVPPGDGRHRLSHAPSLITSMPRMTSSS from the coding sequence ATGATCTACCACCAGGTTCGCATCGCCATGAAGCCCGACGCTCCCGAAGACCAGGTCCAGCACGCGCTCGACCTGATGCGCAAGCTCGGCGACATCGACGCCGTCGAGTTCTTCGTGGTCGGCCGTGACTTCGGCGGCGAGTTCCACTACGGCGCCATGTACGCGCTCAAGGACATCGACGCCTACCGCACGTACATGTACGACCCGCTGCACCGCCAGATCGACGCGATCGGTCTGCCGCTCGCGGCCAACATGGTCTCCTGGATCTCACCGACGACCCCGACCCCGAGATCGGCGACAAGATCGCCCAGGTGCACAGCGACCGGTTCACCGACCACCCCGAAATCCTCGATCTGGTCGAGAACCTCGACTCGTACGAGGGCAGCGGCGTCCCCGGCGACGACTCCAAGCCCGTATGAGCCGGTGCCGCCGGGAGACGGCCGCCACCGCCTTAGCCATGCTCCCTCCCTCATCACCTCGATGCCCCGGATGACCTCGTCTTCATGA
- a CDS encoding VOC family protein produces MTLADLKLSSCALAVHDVDEALGFYRDVLGFEVRDDAGSEGMRRVSVGPPSQPEVQIVLTSPGADPGVSPADWRAIADLMAKGLLGRLVFVTGNCDATFAHIEAAGAEVMQEPINQPDGVRDCAFLDPSGNMLRFTQPRQVVQALPSRQAP; encoded by the coding sequence TTGACCCTCGCGGATCTCAAGCTCTCGTCCTGCGCTCTCGCTGTCCACGACGTTGACGAGGCGCTCGGCTTCTACCGTGACGTGCTCGGCTTTGAGGTACGCGACGACGCCGGATCCGAGGGGATGCGACGGGTGAGTGTCGGCCCGCCGTCGCAGCCGGAGGTGCAGATCGTCCTCACCTCCCCCGGCGCGGACCCGGGTGTCTCGCCGGCCGACTGGCGGGCGATCGCCGACCTGATGGCCAAGGGCCTGCTGGGCAGGCTTGTCTTCGTGACCGGCAACTGCGATGCCACCTTCGCGCACATCGAGGCTGCGGGCGCTGAGGTGATGCAAGAACCGATCAACCAGCCCGACGGCGTCCGCGACTGTGCCTTCCTCGATCCCTCCGGCAACATGCTGCGATTCACCCAGCCGCGGCAGGTGGTCCAGGCACTCCCGTCGCGGCAGGCACCCTGA
- a CDS encoding SDR family NAD(P)-dependent oxidoreductase: protein MSKVWFVTGSSRGLGRNFVEAALSRGDKVAATARTTGSLDELVAAHGDAVLPLELDVTDKAAVFDSIKRAKEHFGRLDVIVNNAGYAMIGAIEELTEQQLRDQLEANVFGAVWVIQAALPHLREQRSGHIIQLSSAAGLIAMPLGGAYHVSKWALEALNESLAQEVADFGIKVTVVEPGGFATKDGKNPDPLANGHMAETNPIYDGLRRRIAGIAGKQPAGDPAAAAQALLKIVDSDNPPLRVLFGQGFYPMLQQVYADRLKTWADWQDLSAEAHGNLDQENR from the coding sequence ATGAGCAAGGTCTGGTTCGTCACCGGTTCGTCCCGCGGCCTCGGCCGCAACTTCGTCGAGGCCGCCCTGTCCCGCGGCGACAAGGTGGCCGCGACCGCCCGCACGACTGGAAGCCTTGATGAGCTGGTCGCCGCCCATGGCGACGCGGTGCTCCCGCTCGAGCTGGACGTGACCGACAAGGCCGCCGTCTTCGACAGCATCAAGCGGGCCAAGGAGCACTTCGGCCGGCTCGACGTCATCGTGAACAACGCCGGCTACGCCATGATCGGCGCAATCGAGGAGCTGACCGAGCAGCAACTGCGCGACCAGCTGGAGGCCAACGTCTTCGGCGCGGTGTGGGTGATCCAGGCCGCGCTGCCCCACCTGCGCGAGCAGCGCTCGGGGCACATCATCCAGCTGTCCTCGGCCGCCGGGCTCATCGCCATGCCGCTCGGCGGCGCGTACCACGTCTCCAAGTGGGCCCTGGAAGCCCTGAACGAAAGCCTCGCCCAAGAGGTCGCCGACTTCGGCATCAAGGTGACCGTGGTCGAGCCCGGCGGCTTCGCCACCAAGGACGGCAAGAACCCCGATCCGCTCGCCAACGGCCACATGGCCGAGACCAACCCGATCTACGACGGTCTCCGCCGGCGCATCGCCGGGATCGCGGGAAAGCAGCCCGCCGGTGACCCGGCCGCCGCTGCCCAGGCACTCCTCAAGATCGTCGACTCCGACAACCCGCCCCTGCGGGTGCTCTTCGGTCAGGGCTTCTACCCGATGCTCCAGCAGGTCTACGCCGACCGGCTCAAGACCTGGGCCGACTGGCAGGACCTTTCGGCGGAGGCTCACGGCAATCTCGATCAAGAAAATCGGTGA
- a CDS encoding cytochrome P450: MTKNVAGELAGLELPVERGCPFAPPAAYERLREQAPISKVRLTSGGEAWWVSGHEEARAVLADGRFSSDKRKDGFPLFTLDAATLQQLRSQPPLMLGMDGAEHSAARRPVIGEFTVKRLAALRPRIQDIVDHFIDDMLATDQRPVDLVQALSLPVPSLVICELLGVPYTDHDFFQSRTTMMVRPTSLEDRRRALAELRAYVDDLLTRKESEPGDDLFSRQIARQRQQGALDHSGLVSLAFLLLTAGHETTANMISLGVVGLLSHPEQLALVKADPGRTPMAVEELLRYFSIADGVTSRLATEDVQIGGVSIKAGEGVIVSGLSANWDPAAFKDPADLDVERGARHHLAFGFGPHQCLGQNLARMELQIVFDTLFRRIPTLRPAVPVEDLAFKTDAVIYGVHELPVTW; encoded by the coding sequence ATGACGAAGAACGTCGCCGGCGAACTCGCCGGCCTGGAACTGCCGGTCGAGCGGGGCTGCCCGTTCGCCCCGCCCGCCGCCTACGAGCGGCTGCGCGAGCAGGCGCCGATCAGCAAGGTGCGCCTGACCAGCGGCGGCGAAGCGTGGTGGGTGTCCGGACATGAGGAGGCCCGCGCCGTCCTCGCCGACGGCCGCTTCTCCTCCGACAAGCGCAAGGACGGCTTCCCGCTCTTCACCCTCGATGCGGCGACCCTGCAGCAGCTCCGCAGCCAGCCGCCGTTGATGCTCGGCATGGACGGCGCGGAACACTCCGCGGCCCGCCGCCCGGTGATCGGCGAGTTCACCGTGAAGCGGCTGGCCGCGCTACGCCCGCGGATCCAGGACATCGTCGACCACTTCATCGACGACATGCTCGCCACCGACCAGCGGCCGGTCGACCTGGTGCAGGCGCTGTCCCTGCCGGTGCCCTCCCTGGTGATCTGCGAACTGCTCGGCGTCCCCTACACCGACCACGACTTCTTCCAAAGCCGCACCACCATGATGGTGCGCCCGACCTCGCTGGAAGACCGCCGGCGAGCCCTCGCCGAACTGCGCGCCTACGTCGACGACCTGCTCACCCGCAAGGAGTCCGAACCCGGCGACGACCTGTTCAGCCGGCAGATCGCCCGGCAACGCCAGCAGGGCGCCCTCGACCACTCGGGCCTGGTGAGCCTGGCGTTCCTGCTGCTGACCGCCGGACACGAGACCACCGCGAACATGATCTCGCTCGGCGTGGTCGGGCTGCTCTCCCATCCGGAGCAACTGGCCTTGGTCAAGGCCGACCCGGGCAGGACGCCCATGGCCGTGGAGGAACTGCTGCGCTACTTCTCCATCGCCGACGGGGTCACCTCCCGGCTGGCCACCGAGGACGTGCAGATCGGCGGGGTGAGCATCAAGGCCGGCGAGGGCGTCATCGTCTCCGGCCTGTCGGCCAACTGGGACCCGGCGGCGTTCAAGGACCCGGCCGACCTGGATGTCGAGCGCGGGGCCCGCCATCACCTCGCCTTCGGCTTCGGCCCGCACCAGTGCCTCGGCCAGAACCTGGCCCGGATGGAACTGCAGATCGTCTTCGACACGCTGTTCCGCCGCATCCCCACCCTGCGGCCCGCCGTACCGGTCGAGGACCTGGCGTTCAAGACCGACGCCGTCATCTACGGCGTTCACGAACTCCCGGTCACCTGGTGA